In Glycine max cultivar Williams 82 chromosome 10, Glycine_max_v4.0, whole genome shotgun sequence, the DNA window GGGTCCaccttaatatgatttattgttcCTTTGGAACATacacataaaaagaaataatatttatttggttCTAACAGAAAGATAACAAGAGGAGGCGAAGACAGTTTAGAGGGCGTATTCAAGGTGCAGTTACGGTTAGATGAGCATTTGATTATATAATGCTTGAATTTGAAGTTAGTTTGAAGGAGGGTACTGGCTGGTGGTGGTCTTGGCTTTGGTTTCCCATTCTCAAGTCACGGAAGTGGATTAAGACACTTTGACAttcattttagaaaatatatatatatatatatatatatatatatatatatatatatatatatatatatataataggagCCCATCATGATCATAGTCTTTCTATATGGAATTGGAGGGATTGCTTCTTTATCACATCTACAACAACCTCTTCCTCTAATCGCTACTCTATCAAAATCTGGTATCAAAGCGTTTGTTGAATAAAATAACGCTCATCCAAATAGATATCCTCACGTTAATTTCTTTCTCAATAGGCAAAAGACAAAGCCCTTCCCACGTGTCATGGACTTGGTTGTTAAGTTAGCCACACAATTCTTCTCAAACTTTATCTTGTCataaaaacaaacaatggtCAGATTATCTTTCCCTGTCATTACAGCTTTGGTCACACTGCTAAAAGCTGAATTAGCTGTTCTTAAGTATTATCAAGGTCTAAAGACCAAATCACAAATGTCCCTTTCTTTACTAGTCTCAATGCACATAGCTGCAAGTGAAAATGGCTGCTTGTAGAGCATGATCCTAAACTTCAATTGAATTGGAACACAACTGTGAGTATAGGTAGATTATTACGTAAAAGGGGTTAAGATGAAAACATTTCAAATGTCAGGTAAAAATACAAAAGTTTTAACTATCAAGAGACACAAAAGCAAGTCCCAAGATCTGCAAGTATAGCAAGTGACATATGATTTATCAAGGATCAAGAACCATAAAAACGTTTGTTGTGGCAAATTTACTTGGACACTTGCAACATTTGCCTCGTGAGTTTTTCCCAGTGTATATAATGTTCATGGTATTAAGtggatgatatatatatatatataaccatatAGGAATTGAGTTGTCAAAATTGTTAGACTTTTAACAGGAGGTCCACTCAAATTTAGGTAAGAATTTGTTTGGAATTTATTCCTATTTACATACACATAGCACAGATTAATTCTTTATGATGCTATACTTGTTACAGTATATAAACAGACAAAGTGTGCATGAAATTGAATGAATCAGTTGATCAAGTGAGCAAAAGCCTCATGAAGCGGAACAGTCTGGAGTGTAGAATCGAGAGAAATATCTACAGCATGCATATGCAAAATTCAATGCCTTTCACTCTCTTTCTTACATTAGCTCCAGGTTTCCTGGATAGAAGTTGAAATTGCTTCTCATGCCTCGAagcaaaaagaatataaatatgataaaatacatATATCATTCTAATAATATTTCCAGGGATAAAATGCATTATTGCTGGAATTAAACCAATGtggcaacaaaaacaaaaacaaattcaaatgtcAAAATTGACAATACTGAGACGGAGATTTTAACAGGTATGTGATCACAGGACGGCACGGTAAAAATTACTCAACTAAACAGCGTGGCTAAAGTGAGGCACTTAGCACTCAGAACTCACaattgagactttttttttctatttatacacTTCATGTGACATTTCCTCCACATGTGTGCAATCTTCAATACAACTTAACTACCTGAATAAGCCCTCCCTTCACTGTAGGGAGAAAGGGCACTGTCATCATGGTTTGTGCAACTGCTTTCCTCATTGAATCTCAGAACAGAGAATGGTATAGTTGAATCAAATGGTCGAATTGCATGAGCAGGATCCATGCTTCTTGGACAGTACTGGCTGAGAGGATTCATATCCTTGTTGTCAAGATCAGATTGGGAGATAGTAATGGACGCAGCTGCAGAAGATTCCTTTCATGACAGAAAAACAACACGTCAATTAAAGGTATTTTATTTTGGAGACAAGGTATCTTATTGATGCTGCCTTGACTTCTTACACCTTAGCTAAATCAACTATCTATGAatacataattaaatgattttggTGAAGATCAATTGGAATAAAAAGTGACACATGTTTATTCTAAAGGTTACTATAACTATACAAAAAAGAACAGGAAGCTTCCAAACATGTGCACCATATATTACACTTTTATGGTACTGAACCATTGCATCACATATGGAAGCATATAATAGTCACCCAGTTCTTCTTTTGTGGTATTTTGGTAAACTTCTATGGTTATGAATAGCTTCAAAGATAAAGACAGGAAGTGCAATTCCAAGCAAACTCAATATTGGATAGGTTTGCTGAATCTTGAATGTAACAATTTTACAGTATCTGTGGTACTTTTCCAACTCAATTTACATGTTCGAATGCTTTCCAAAGAAATGTCTGGTATATCCAATAACAAAGAATGACCAGAAGGTATTAACACCAATATTATTCATGTCTAAACTTGAAAACTTTCacattttcctcttttggtggAAGAAGTCATAAACTGAAAGGAAACTGATGTGATGGAGTGCACTTTTCTGCACACAATGTTTTTTCTGCATTAACATTGCCCATAGTTCTATAAAAATTAGTCAAATGAAAAGGTTTTTCTGTTCATATTCTGCTCAAGTtgatatagatatagatattaTGAATCTCTTCCATAGTTCCATTATCTTTATTATCTGATGTAGCCCTATAATTATCAATACACTTAGAGGAAGTGAAAATGTGTTACTATAATGGAAGAAATTCAGACCTCCATTGCACTTGGATTGTCAATAACTGACTTGTCAACTGACTTATCCTTCTCTAAAGAAGAGCAGGAGACATCTTGATCATCAAGCAGTATTCTAATTGGATCTTGATCTCCTCCAAATAGTTCCTCATAGTTTTGGAAAGTTAAGTCAACATCAGGGATGTTAAAATCATCTTGACAAACAAGTTCTTTGCATATCCCAAGGTCTTGAATATTTTGGGACCACAACTGCAGACATTGACAAAAAGAAATTTCCACTTTGACAAGAAGTAAAAAGTTAACCAGATGCTTGATACTGAACAATCAAAATAATGTCAACCAAATTTAAATGAATCAGATGTTAATGCAGTCAACAACACACAGTAAGAGAAGCGTCTGCTTACACTGCTAGATGTCAGacattcaatttttcatttcttgtcGCTAACAGAGATTGGAAGGCATGTACTAAGATTAATACATCAGCATGCAAAGTTGGAAACAAAAAAATCCGAACACTTTATAATACTGATTTAAGTTTAGAAACCCTATCTAGGGCATGTTTTGGTTTGGCACTTTGCCTACCAAACTCCTGTTGAAGACATTCAGAAGCTAGTTGAAATTTGTTTGGATTATTTCCCATTTGTTCAACTTCAACCAGTTTTTCCTTTTAACCAGGGTTGGCCTGGAAGGAAGAAGTTGAAGCCTTTGCATTGGAGGACTTTCATTGTCAGAAAAGTCTTGTAATaatattaatcttatattaCAAAACTTAAATCCTTTTTAGTAAATATTGGGATATCTTGTCTATAGCTAGACTGTTATTCTTTTCTGTTGTAGACAAGATATACTTGAGTTTTAAAGCTTGTGCGGCTTGTCTTATTGGACTTAATGTCCTTTGAGTTCCCTATACGAAGCATATTATCTGTCTTATTGATGATAGcttatcatttataatttaatattaaatgtagaattttaagtgtttttaaGTTTATTACTTGGCTCTCTGTTCCcattcttcatcatgatcatacTCTGAATATATTCAAGGGATGTATACAACCCAATGTTCTCTTCCAAACtgtacttgaaaaaaaaatggtataatTTATCTTAAACAATGTTTGCATATTTGTGTAACACATTCATATTTTCATGTAAGTTGTCATTAAGTTTCATATGATGCTTAGCACCAAAGACATGCATCCCATCAAAGCAAAAGTGCAAATTAGGAAAACAAGTTTGCAGTTTCATATTTTCATATCTAGAAGAACAGTGTTTACAGCCAGAGGCCCAACTATGGCCCACAACAGTGGACAGATAATTCTCTGACCTGATTACTTTGAAGTGGACTTTTGCATGTCCAGAACAATTCTCCATGCAAGGGAAGATCGATAGTTGAAGAAGAATATAAATTGTCAAGTTGAGAAAACGTAGAAGGCAAAGTTTCAGGATTCAGCTCCATAATGGGACAGTCTTTTTCCAGAACATTAGTAGCAAGATCTTGGGAATTTTGTGCTTGCTCATTGAATTTGTCGTCCAATTTCTTAAGAGTCTGATATACTGAAGGAGATGAATCTTTTTCTTGTAGCCTATTGATCTTTGCAGAATAATCAATCTCCTCATTTTGTTGAAGCCATTTAAAATCAATAATCTGCTGCAGAATCGTTTGACGCTTTTGATCACTATACAATatctgcaagacaaaattgaataaatactgAGAGGATGTATCACAATTTAACTTGTCCATCAAAAGCAGAAAAAAGGTAAACCCTGTGGGTTGCTTTTAGACAAATACATTTGGTAGACGCTGTTTCTATTgacttttgtctttttttttttttttttcttttgctaatCAATTAGACATGTATatccaaattatattattttttgtcttgatTTATTGAATCAAgactagaaataaaaataaaaattttcacaatttGGCTAAATACTTTAAGGagtacatattttaaattacttctTCCTATATATTAGACTATGAAAACAGTTCTCTAAACTAATTATAAGGACAGTTAGCTTTTGCTAACAACACCTATCTTAGAGTTGGTTAGAATCCGTTAGAGTTGGTTAGGTTCTGTTAGTTACAATTTGTTAACAAAACAGAGGTTTATATATATACCTCTTTTGTATCCTTCTGAAATTAACTTTGATAATCAATAAAATCAGCCTTCTTGTTCAACaagttttctcttccttctctctcATTTCATTCAACATGGTATCTAGAGCCATTTTTTTGAATTCCTAGTTCCTTTGCAAGGTCCAGTATtttgtgttcatggcttccacTCCTTCCAGTTCAGTTCCTCAATCATTTCCCACCTTTGTGGTTGAAAAACTTGATGATTCCAACAATCTTCGCTGGCGTCAACATGTTGAACCGATTATTAAGTCACACAAATTGCAACATTTCATGGTTAATCCCATTATTCCTCCTCGTTATCTCACAGAGGATGATTGCGTTGCTGATCGTATCAACCCTGATTATGAAGCCTAGGAGGTCCAAGATCAAACACTCCTGGTATGGCTGCAGTCAACTATTTCTAAATCAGTGTTGTCGTGTGTTCTTGGTTCAGATCATTTCTATCAGGTTTGGGATAAAATTCATGAGCATTTTAGCCTTTACCCGAAAACTCGAGCACGACAGCTCTGCACTGCCATGAGAGCAATTATTACTCTTGACAACAAAACAATTGAGGAGTACTTGTGAAAAATCAAAGGGTTTGTGGATGAACTTGCTGGTATTGGTGTCCCTGCTCGTCATGAGGAATACGTTGACGCGCTGCTTGAAGACTGTCGTCGGATTACGCGTCGGTGATTTCTGTTATCGAAAGCAAAAAGCGAACTTTGTCCATCGCAAAGATTGAAGCGTTGCTCTACGGACATGAAACTCGACTCAT includes these proteins:
- the LOC100819787 gene encoding putative zinc finger protein At1g68190; the encoded protein is MEKVCEFCTALRPLVYCKADAAYLCLSCDAKVHLANAVSGRHLRNLVCNSCGYHLAYVLCLEHKMLICRDCDQKLHNISLPHKKRAIRSFMGCPSAKDFAALWGVELNEIENSASQDQFDSVSCVSADLNVAQVSGKPGIQTEVPSMLSGAKLDGGGSTSQQGQILYSDQKRQTILQQIIDFKWLQQNEEIDYSAKINRLQEKDSSPSVYQTLKKLDDKFNEQAQNSQDLATNVLEKDCPIMELNPETLPSTFSQLDNLYSSSTIDLPLHGELFWTCKSPLQSNQLWSQNIQDLGICKELVCQDDFNIPDVDLTFQNYEELFGGDQDPIRILLDDQDVSCSSLEKDKSVDKSVIDNPSAMEESSAAASITISQSDLDNKDMNPLSQYCPRSMDPAHAIRPFDSTIPFSVLRFNEESSCTNHDDSALSPYSEGRAYSGS